In Brachypodium distachyon strain Bd21 chromosome 2, Brachypodium_distachyon_v3.0, whole genome shotgun sequence, one genomic interval encodes:
- the LOC100840916 gene encoding uncharacterized protein LOC100840916, giving the protein MSGGGAGGGGKGAAAAGPVPQASRKLVQGLKEIVNRPDAEIYAALRECGMDPDEAVSRLLSQDTFQEVKSKRDKKKEVKETPEPRSRAANNATNRGVRGAPDRGGRNSFAHTSSTDNATARSSVSGPGMLSTNSIQKQTVPSSSVNKTMVADGPSTQPQPSSGFQHGWSGTPGQLSMADIVKMGRPPQTQGKPSTKTVVTADKGYAGQYPSLPSTVNQNLKQSASSVPPTELDQGLPSAQDVVLVKDHSHPAADNKPKYDNDWSPQDDPVSGNQSSLPETSGDPSFYEAALHPSTLVADEVYSHENSYLDGNISASLRSVNASERHLDHYGGNSEYNDGSLQNSNTYLPQKHSRIQDDVEEEPNADLPSSANFQGLSLHDEETSTTKFAEDNPAVIIPDHLQVANTGCAGLSFGSFESGAFSGLLPSKSIDNNVELPVEEESEPVDQIDTRDQDYYDSAAVNLSTNENLDNIIGANTENLDVPSVPQPDVPRQEILDDPSGVQYNLPSVSSHAYSNPAQPNAMEAMQGNNQAHSFNHLTSLLQTNTLHSNLLGSNMSPLRDLDFSLSPLLAAQSMGTRYNSAAPTTTGQAISMQEPLKSGVFSNNQSTQNLPSTSIQTGPPLPQQLTVHPYSQPTLPIAPFTNMMGYPYLAQNYPAYLPSAFQQAYSSNGQFHQSAAAVPGAGMKYAMPQYKGNLSATNLQQQQPSSVLGYGGFGSSSNLPANFNLNQNATSASTNAGFDEALGAQYKDANQYMAALQQQGDNSAMWLHGAGSRTAAALPPTQFYGYQGQSQQGALRQAQQQPQQPSQFGGHGYPAFYHSQSGMTQEHHPQNPSEASLNGYQAAPSQQSHQSWQQHTNY; this is encoded by the exons atgagcggcggcggcgcgggaggaggagggaagggggcggcggccgcggggccCGTCCCGCAGGCGTCGAGGAAGCTGGTGCAGGGCCTCAAGGAGATCGTGAACCGCCCGGACGCCGAGATCTACGCGGCGCTGCGCGAGTGCGGCATGGACCCCGACGAGGCCGTcagccgcctcctctcccaaG atacCTTTCAAGAGGTAAAGAGCAAGCGTGATAAGAAAAAAGAG GTTAAAGAGACTCCAGAGCCAAGGTCTCGAGCGGCAAATAATGCTACCAATCGAGGTGTTAGAGGTGCCCCAGATCGAGGTGGACGAAACAGTTTTGCACACACTAGCTCCACTG ataaTGCGACCGCAAGGTCATCAGTCTCTGGGCCGGGTATGCTATCTACCAATTCCATTCAGAAGCAAACGGTTCCAAG TTCCTCTGTGAACAAAACTATGGTTGCTGATGGACCATCTACACAACCACAACCATCATCTGGGTTTCAGCACGGTTGGTCTGGGACACCAGGTCAGTTGTCAATGGCTGATATTGTGAAAATGGGCAGGCCACCACAGACTCAGGGGAAGCCATCCACCAAGACTGTGGTCACAGCGGACAAAGGATATGCTGGACAATATCCTTCGTTGCCCAGCACTGTAAACCAGAATTTAAAACAATCTGCAAGCTCAGTTCCACCTACAGAGCTTGACCAGGGGCTACCTTCTGCACAAGATGTTGTCCTTGTTAAGGATCACAGTCACCCAGCTGCTGACAACAAGCCGAAATATGATAATGATTGGTCTCCACAGGATGATCCAGTATCAGGAAATCAATCATCCCTCCCTGAGACATCCGGTGACCCATCATTTTACGAGGCGGCATTACATCCATCTACGCTGGTTGCTGATGAGGTTTACTCACATGAAAATTCTTATTTAGATGGGAACATCTCAGCTTCACTGAGATCAGTAAATGCTTCTGAGAGACACTTGGACCATTACGGAGGGAATTCTGAATATAATGACGGATCATTGCAGAACTCAAATACATATCTGCCCCAGAAGCATTCTCGCATACAGGATGATG TTGAGGAGGAGCCCAATGCTGACTTGCCATCATCAGCAAATTTTCAGGGTCTGAGCCTACATGACGAAGAGACCTCTACAACAAAGTTTGCTGAAGATAACCCAGCAGTTATAATTCCTGATCATCTTCAAGTAGCAAACACAGGTTGTGCTGGATTGAGCTTTGGCAGTTTCGAATCCGGTGCATTTTCTGGGCTCCTTCCATCAAAGAGCATTGACAACAATGTGGAGTTGCCTGTTGAGGAGGAATCTGAACCTGTAGATCAAATAGATACaag GGATCAAGATTACTATGACAGTGCTGCAGTGAATTTGTCAACAAATGAGAACCTTGACAACATTATTGGAGCTAACACGGAGAATCTTGATGTACCTTCTGTTCCACAGCCTGATGTCCCGAGACAGGAAATACTTGATGATCCTTCTGGTGTTCAATATAATCTGCCATCAGTTTCAAGTCATGCATATTCTAACCCGGCACAGCCAAATGCAATGGAGGCCATGCAAGGAAATAACCAAGCACACTCTTTTAACCATCTGACGAGCTTGCTG CAAACAAATACATTGCACAGCAATCTGTTGGGGTCAAATATGTCACCTCTTCGGGACTTGGACTTCAGCTTATCACCTTTGCTGGCAGCACAATCAATGGGTACAAGATATAACTCAGCCGCACCAACAACTACTGGGCAAGCCATCTCCATGCAGGAG CCTCTGAAATCAGGAGTTTTCTCGAACAATCAATCTACGCAAAATCTTCCAAGTACCAGTATTCAGACGggccctcctctccctcagCAATTAACTGTCCATCCTTACTCTCAGCCAACTCTACCTATCGCACCTTTTACAAATATGATGGGCTACCCGTATCTGGCGCAAAACTACCCTGCTTACCTACCATCAGCCTTCCAGCAAGCATACTCAAGTAATGGGCAGTTCCATCAGTCTGCCGCTGCTGTACCTGGAGCTGGCATGAAGTACGCGATGCCACAATACAAGGGCAACTTGTCAGCTACAAACTTACAACAACAGCAACCTTCGTCGGTTTTAGGCTATGGAGGCTTTGGAAGCTCAAGTAATCTTCCAGCAAATTTCAACCTTAATCAGAATGCTACCTCTGCATCAACAAATGCTGGGTTTGATGAAGCATTGGGTGCTCAATACAAAGATGCCAATCAATATATGGCCGCTCTCCAGCAGCAG GGTGACAACTCTGCGATGTGGCTCCATGGGGCTGGTTCAAGAACGGCGGCAGCGCTGCCTCCTACCCAATTCTATGGCTACCAGGGGCAGAGCCAGCAGGGTGCCTTACGCCAGgcacagcagcagccgcagcagccctctcAGTTTGGAGGTCATGGCTACCCGGCATTCTACCATTCTCAAAGCGGCATGACGCAGGAGCACCACCCGCAGAACCCGTCGGAGGCAAGCCTGAACGGCTACCAGGCAGCGCCGTCGCAGCAATCTCACCAGAGCTGGCAGCAGCACACCAACTACTGA